From the genome of Schaalia dentiphila ATCC 17982, one region includes:
- a CDS encoding purine-cytosine permease family protein produces MAGLDVIPESDRKGKPSDLFMPWFAANISVLGISWGSWILGFGLSLGQAVVVSVVGVALSFLVCGLIAIAGKRGSAPTLVLSRAAFGFNGNRISAAISWILTVGWETFLAIMAVQATATVMGALGFTNHVVAQIIALILVVVLAAGSGILGFEAIMKVQTWITWATAALTIVYLVLVAPTIDFAVLSSRPSAPMTAVLGAGCMLLVGFGFGWINAAADYSRYLPRAASTKGVVGWTTVGAALPTVILVFFGILLVGSADESLSEAIGGDPIGALTTLLPTWFLIPFALVAILGLIGGIVMDIYSSGLSLLATGVPVSRPVATAIDGTIMTVGTIVVVFFADSFLTPFTAFLTTLGVVIAAWGGVMLADIALRRNDYDEPSLFTPSGRYGSVNWGAVASLIVGSLVGWGLVVNASASWLSWQGYLLGPLGGRDGDWAGANIGILLAMVVGFVGYWVTSVGRVRAQEKLPSRTYAEGADEDEQ; encoded by the coding sequence ATGGCCGGTCTGGACGTCATTCCCGAATCCGATCGCAAGGGAAAACCCTCCGACCTGTTCATGCCGTGGTTCGCGGCGAACATTTCGGTCCTGGGTATCTCGTGGGGCTCGTGGATCCTCGGCTTCGGGCTTTCCCTCGGCCAGGCGGTCGTTGTGTCCGTCGTCGGCGTGGCCCTGTCCTTCCTGGTCTGCGGCCTCATCGCGATCGCCGGTAAGCGCGGCTCCGCCCCGACGCTGGTCCTGTCGCGCGCGGCCTTCGGTTTCAACGGCAACCGTATTTCGGCTGCGATCTCGTGGATCCTGACGGTGGGCTGGGAGACCTTCCTGGCGATCATGGCCGTCCAGGCCACGGCCACGGTGATGGGGGCGCTGGGCTTCACAAACCACGTCGTCGCCCAGATTATCGCCCTGATCCTCGTCGTCGTGCTGGCGGCGGGCTCGGGCATCCTCGGTTTCGAGGCGATCATGAAGGTCCAAACGTGGATCACGTGGGCTACCGCGGCCCTGACGATCGTCTACTTGGTCCTGGTCGCACCGACGATCGACTTCGCGGTCCTCTCCTCGCGCCCCTCGGCGCCCATGACTGCGGTGCTTGGCGCGGGCTGCATGCTCCTCGTGGGCTTCGGTTTCGGCTGGATTAACGCGGCCGCCGACTACTCGCGCTACCTGCCGCGCGCCGCCTCGACGAAGGGCGTTGTCGGCTGGACGACGGTGGGTGCGGCGCTGCCCACGGTCATCCTCGTCTTCTTCGGTATCCTCCTGGTTGGCTCGGCCGACGAGTCTCTCTCCGAGGCCATCGGCGGCGACCCGATCGGCGCGCTCACCACGCTGCTGCCCACCTGGTTCCTCATTCCCTTCGCGCTGGTCGCGATCCTGGGCCTCATCGGTGGCATCGTCATGGACATCTACTCCTCGGGCCTGTCGCTGCTGGCCACGGGCGTGCCCGTCTCGCGCCCGGTCGCCACTGCGATTGACGGCACGATCATGACGGTCGGCACGATCGTCGTCGTGTTCTTCGCGGACTCCTTCCTGACACCCTTCACGGCGTTCCTCACAACCCTCGGTGTCGTCATCGCCGCGTGGGGTGGCGTCATGCTGGCGGACATCGCGCTGCGTCGCAATGACTACGACGAGCCCTCGCTCTTCACTCCCTCGGGTCGCTACGGCTCGGTGAACTGGGGTGCTGTCGCCTCCCTGATCGTCGGCTCGCTGGTGGGCTGGGGCCTCGTCGTCAACGCGAGCGCCTCCTGGCTGTCCTGGCAGGGCTACCTCCTCGGTCCCCTGGGTGGCCGCGACGGTGATTGGGCGGGCGCCAACATCGGCATCCTCCTGGCGATGGTCGTTGGCTTCGTCGGCTACTGGGTGACCAGCGTGGGCCGCGTGCGTGCGCAGGAGAAGCTTCCCTCGCGTACCTACGCCGAGGGCGCGGATGAGGACGAGCAGTGA